One window of the Amycolatopsis mediterranei genome contains the following:
- a CDS encoding SMODS domain-containing nucleotidyltransferase, whose amino-acid sequence MIRTVNTAFEELLSRLTPTKPQRQAGARHRSTVTASLNASLKVTRFFETGSFSHGTGVRGYSDIDALVSLNMPRPQSSYTALTWVKDALTKTFPYTPINISRPAVVVKFGAGYETWEVIPGFITNRGAEKQLVYDIPGPSAGSAWIDSAPDEHLTYVNDANHKPHQGDAKDLARLVKAWKYYRSVPISSFYLEMRAAEHVKKQKHYIHVWDGCQLLESLDSIGLASMNDPKHAAGRIYACSSEANLKDAQTKLKRAAIRARAALDADLANKPDGAFYYLDKLFNGKFPARRY is encoded by the coding sequence GTGATTCGAACAGTTAATACAGCATTTGAGGAACTTCTTAGCAGGCTTACTCCTACTAAACCGCAAAGGCAGGCCGGCGCGCGACATCGAAGCACAGTTACAGCGTCGCTCAACGCGTCACTTAAAGTAACGCGCTTCTTTGAGACGGGCTCGTTTTCCCATGGTACCGGCGTCCGTGGCTATAGTGACATCGATGCTTTGGTGAGTCTCAACATGCCAAGGCCTCAGTCGTCATACACGGCCCTAACATGGGTGAAGGACGCACTCACGAAAACGTTCCCTTACACGCCAATCAACATCAGCCGACCGGCCGTGGTTGTAAAGTTTGGTGCTGGCTATGAGACTTGGGAGGTAATTCCAGGGTTCATAACAAATCGCGGCGCCGAAAAGCAGCTAGTCTATGACATCCCTGGCCCAAGTGCGGGGTCAGCTTGGATTGACTCCGCCCCAGACGAGCACCTGACCTATGTCAATGACGCTAACCATAAACCACATCAGGGCGACGCGAAGGACTTGGCGCGACTCGTCAAGGCCTGGAAATACTACCGATCTGTTCCGATTTCCTCGTTCTACCTGGAGATGCGCGCAGCGGAACATGTCAAGAAACAAAAGCACTATATCCACGTGTGGGATGGTTGCCAACTCCTCGAAAGTCTTGACAGCATCGGACTGGCGAGCATGAACGACCCGAAGCATGCGGCGGGAAGAATCTATGCCTGTTCGAGCGAAGCCAATCTCAAGGACGCGCAAACGAAGTTGAAGAGGGCGGCCATAAGAGCCCGTGCAGCGCTCGATGCAGATCTCGCAAACAAGCCAGATGGCGCATTTTACTACTTGGATAAGCTGTTCAATGGAAAGTTCCCGGCACGACGCTATTGA
- a CDS encoding methyltransferase domain-containing protein produces MIDLESQLQRLAADLNHALVQQLVDQGVLSTPAWRAAFEALPRHLFAPKFTLPDNLGGQSHDAADSAQREEWLRAVYQDEALLTDFDEQGILVSSCSAPAVVATMLEQSGATDGDSVLEIGTGTGWTAALLSHRLGSESVTSVDVNPAYVDRARDRLDALDLAPTLAIADGYLGYPERAPYDRIIATASLRQVPPAWLTQVRPGGTILTDIRGAYAGNLARLTVDVDQSAHGQFLPTRANFMPLRSPDQPFLLQPELSRRAVRGAGETRMTRLAPTVLRERGRVFAFFAQLAMPGTESGHVKVTDGPVYFCLTDPHTGAWARVEATPGNPAADRQVTQGGDRRLWDELEAAHELWLQLGQPRREDFTISVTPDAEQVVAHPKTDKRWSLPL; encoded by the coding sequence GTGATCGACCTCGAGAGCCAGTTGCAGCGCTTGGCCGCCGACCTCAACCACGCCTTGGTCCAGCAGCTGGTGGACCAAGGGGTGCTGAGCACGCCCGCGTGGCGAGCGGCGTTCGAGGCCCTTCCCCGGCACCTGTTCGCGCCCAAGTTCACGTTGCCGGACAACCTGGGCGGCCAGTCCCACGACGCCGCCGACAGCGCCCAGCGAGAGGAATGGCTGCGCGCCGTCTACCAGGATGAGGCGCTGCTGACCGACTTCGACGAGCAGGGAATACTCGTCAGCTCGTGTTCTGCCCCGGCGGTGGTCGCCACCATGCTGGAGCAAAGCGGGGCCACCGACGGGGACTCCGTGCTGGAGATCGGCACTGGCACCGGCTGGACCGCTGCCTTGCTGTCGCACCGGCTCGGGTCCGAATCGGTGACTTCGGTCGACGTCAACCCGGCGTACGTGGACCGAGCACGCGATCGGCTCGATGCTCTCGACCTAGCCCCGACATTGGCCATAGCGGACGGGTACCTCGGCTATCCAGAGCGTGCCCCGTATGACCGGATCATCGCCACCGCGTCGCTGCGGCAGGTGCCTCCGGCCTGGCTCACGCAGGTACGGCCCGGCGGGACAATCCTCACCGACATCCGCGGCGCCTACGCTGGCAACCTCGCCCGCCTGACCGTTGATGTCGACCAGTCCGCGCACGGCCAGTTCCTGCCCACAAGGGCGAACTTCATGCCGCTGCGCAGCCCTGATCAGCCCTTCCTCCTGCAGCCCGAGCTGTCCAGGCGCGCCGTCCGCGGGGCCGGCGAGACCCGCATGACCCGGCTAGCCCCCACCGTGCTGCGTGAGCGCGGGCGCGTGTTCGCGTTCTTCGCCCAACTCGCGATGCCGGGAACCGAGTCCGGGCACGTCAAGGTCACGGACGGCCCGGTCTATTTCTGCCTCACCGACCCCCACACCGGGGCATGGGCGCGCGTCGAGGCCACCCCCGGTAATCCGGCCGCTGACCGCCAGGTCACCCAGGGCGGCGACCGGCGTCTGTGGGACGAACTGGAAGCCGCGCATGAGCTGTGGCTCCAGCTCGGGCAGCCGCGTCGGGAGGACTTCACCATCTCGGTCACGCCGGACGCCGAACAGGTCGTAGCCCATCCGAAAACCGACAAGCGGTGGTCCTTGCCGCTGTAG
- the tgmB gene encoding ATP-grasp ribosomal peptide maturase yields the protein MNPQAAASTVLVLTEATDTTVDLVVRELDSRGASVMRVDTADFPLSLQVSARFDGTWHGEIRSADRAVDLSDIRSVYVRRPTMFRFPESMTDAEQRFAGREARRGIGGLLLSLPCSWVNHPSRAADAEYKPFQLQAAAACGLSVPRTVITNAPEHAAEHSAYLDASAVYKTLASATVADGDRVAFIPTTEVATSDMADLRVALTAHQFQARVPKVRDVRATVVGGRVFAASIVSPDAGAIDWRTNYSALRYEPVSLPSEVEASLLALLDRLGLAFAAADFVVTADGEHRFVDLNPSGQWGWIQEATGLPIAAALAAHLTGEDL from the coding sequence ATGAACCCGCAAGCTGCTGCCAGCACGGTGCTGGTCCTGACCGAGGCGACCGACACGACGGTCGATCTGGTGGTCAGGGAGTTGGATAGTCGAGGCGCGTCGGTGATGCGCGTGGACACTGCCGATTTCCCGCTGTCCCTTCAAGTGAGCGCCCGCTTCGACGGCACGTGGCACGGCGAGATCCGTAGCGCGGACCGCGCCGTCGACCTGAGCGACATCCGCAGTGTCTACGTCCGGCGGCCGACCATGTTCAGGTTCCCGGAGTCGATGACCGATGCTGAGCAGCGGTTCGCTGGTCGAGAAGCCCGCCGGGGCATCGGCGGGCTTCTCCTGAGCCTGCCTTGCTCCTGGGTCAACCACCCCTCCCGAGCGGCCGACGCCGAATACAAGCCGTTCCAGCTCCAGGCCGCCGCCGCGTGCGGGCTGTCCGTGCCGCGCACCGTGATCACCAACGCCCCGGAACACGCCGCTGAGCACAGCGCCTACCTGGACGCATCGGCCGTGTACAAGACTCTGGCGTCGGCGACCGTCGCCGATGGCGATCGGGTGGCCTTCATCCCGACAACCGAGGTGGCGACCTCGGACATGGCCGACCTGCGGGTGGCGCTGACCGCGCACCAGTTCCAAGCGCGAGTGCCGAAAGTCCGCGACGTGCGGGCAACTGTGGTCGGCGGCCGGGTGTTCGCGGCCAGCATCGTGTCACCTGATGCGGGCGCGATCGACTGGCGCACGAACTATTCGGCGCTTCGCTACGAGCCGGTGAGCCTCCCGAGCGAGGTCGAAGCGTCCTTGCTCGCCCTGCTCGACCGGCTCGGCCTCGCCTTCGCGGCGGCCGACTTCGTCGTGACCGCAGACGGCGAGCACCGCTTCGTCGACCTGAACCCGAGCGGGCAATGGGGTTGGATTCAGGAAGCGACCGGGCTTCCCATCGCCGCCGCCCTCGCCGCGCACCTGACAGGAGAAGACCTGTGA
- a CDS encoding HAD family hydrolase, translating to MTAPNTPPRTLVLWDVDHTLIETRGVGRAIYDRAFPAATGRPLAKLAQISGRTELDIMAESLRVNGLEPTDEAVKQLAAALVQGYEDARQELAITGRALPGAREALEHLAADPANHQGILTGNLREVARIKLEVFGLDQYLDFEASAFGDDHADRPELVRFARERAEAQTGARFELRDVVLIGDTPNDVKAALTAGVRVVGVATGKSTEADLAEAGASASVRDLTDLATLRRLLASDE from the coding sequence ATGACCGCGCCGAACACGCCGCCGCGCACCTTGGTGCTGTGGGATGTCGACCACACCCTGATCGAGACCCGCGGTGTCGGCCGGGCCATCTACGACCGTGCGTTTCCAGCCGCCACCGGCCGGCCGCTGGCCAAACTGGCACAGATTTCCGGGCGCACCGAACTCGACATCATGGCCGAGTCGCTGCGCGTCAACGGGCTGGAACCGACCGACGAGGCCGTGAAGCAGCTGGCCGCCGCGCTCGTGCAGGGCTATGAGGACGCCCGCCAAGAGTTGGCCATCACCGGCCGGGCACTGCCGGGCGCCCGCGAAGCGCTCGAGCACTTGGCCGCCGATCCGGCCAACCACCAAGGCATCCTGACCGGGAACCTGCGCGAGGTGGCGCGCATCAAGCTGGAGGTGTTCGGGCTCGACCAGTACCTCGACTTCGAGGCCAGTGCCTTCGGTGACGACCATGCCGACCGGCCCGAGCTGGTGCGGTTCGCACGGGAGCGAGCCGAAGCTCAGACCGGCGCGCGGTTCGAGTTGCGCGACGTTGTGCTCATCGGCGACACGCCCAACGACGTGAAGGCGGCGCTGACCGCAGGCGTGCGGGTGGTTGGAGTGGCGACGGGGAAGAGCACCGAGGCGGACCTGGCGGAGGCGGGTGCCTCGGCTAGTGTCAGGGACCTAACCGACCTCGCCACGCTTCGGCGACTCCTTGCCTCTGACGAATAG
- a CDS encoding helix-turn-helix domain-containing protein has protein sequence MNDDLARRVGDRVRFYRTAARQTKTVVAGLTGITPDYLYQIERGQKLPTIAVLAQLADVLRVKPGDLLDGQPAVRPPRARGVTADAIYRAMTTPQPQAASLAAVSDLETQVQAAWHAWQTSPHRYSELTTDLPELIAATEAMIRGAAGRQQRQIQAVAADLYGLLRTVTKRVGRVDLSLLAADRAQRAAEQADDPVRLAGARWNLTQVLLADGRAEEAEAVALDALAHLRPLLHADHRKAVALSGALLLIAAVAAVRNGDAWTGRDRLRQAAPLAERTGDCNTCWTAFGPTNVAMYAVTVEVESGEAVEGLRLAAQVDHERSPSIERRVAFLLDQAKGYAQRRNFATTLELLGTAEQDAPEDVRFRPAAHTLLRTVIERGRRTESVGAVRLAAHIGLPV, from the coding sequence ATGAACGATGATCTGGCGCGCAGGGTGGGAGACCGGGTGCGGTTCTACCGCACCGCCGCTCGCCAGACGAAGACCGTCGTGGCGGGCCTGACCGGCATCACCCCCGACTACCTGTACCAGATCGAGCGCGGGCAAAAGCTGCCGACGATTGCCGTGCTGGCCCAGCTGGCGGATGTCCTGCGCGTGAAGCCCGGTGATCTGCTCGATGGCCAGCCGGCGGTCCGGCCGCCTCGGGCCCGCGGCGTCACGGCTGACGCCATCTACCGGGCGATGACCACCCCGCAGCCGCAGGCTGCGAGCCTGGCCGCGGTATCCGACCTGGAAACTCAGGTGCAGGCAGCCTGGCACGCCTGGCAGACCTCGCCGCACCGCTACAGCGAACTGACCACCGACTTGCCGGAACTGATTGCGGCCACCGAAGCCATGATCCGCGGGGCGGCGGGCCGCCAGCAGCGCCAGATCCAGGCAGTAGCGGCCGACTTGTACGGCCTCCTGCGGACCGTCACCAAACGCGTCGGGCGGGTTGACCTCTCGCTGCTGGCCGCCGACCGGGCGCAGCGGGCGGCTGAGCAGGCCGATGACCCGGTGCGTCTGGCCGGAGCCCGCTGGAACCTGACCCAGGTGCTCCTCGCGGACGGCCGCGCCGAGGAAGCCGAAGCTGTGGCCTTAGACGCGCTGGCTCACCTGCGGCCGCTGCTCCATGCCGACCACCGTAAGGCGGTGGCACTATCCGGCGCTCTGCTGCTCATCGCCGCCGTGGCCGCCGTGCGCAACGGCGATGCCTGGACGGGCCGGGATCGGCTGCGGCAGGCCGCCCCGCTGGCTGAGCGCACGGGCGACTGCAACACCTGCTGGACTGCCTTCGGCCCGACCAACGTGGCGATGTACGCGGTCACCGTCGAAGTGGAGTCGGGCGAAGCGGTAGAGGGTCTGCGGCTGGCGGCTCAGGTCGACCACGAGCGGTCGCCGTCCATCGAGCGCCGCGTGGCCTTCTTGCTCGACCAGGCCAAGGGCTACGCCCAGCGGCGGAACTTCGCCACGACGCTGGAGCTGCTGGGCACCGCCGAACAGGACGCGCCGGAAGACGTCCGGTTCCGCCCGGCGGCCCACACCCTCCTGCGCACCGTCATCGAGCGCGGGCGGCGGACCGAATCGGTCGGAGCCGTGCGCCTGGCCGCCCACATCGGTCTGCCCGTCTAG